TTGCATCTATTGCTGAAGGGGAATCACTGATTTCCGGCAGCTCTTTATGTGCTGATGTTAAGAGTACTATGCACTGCCTCTCAATGCTTGGTGTCGAATTCCAGGAGACTGACAGGGGAATTATCGTAAATAGCCCCGGAATAAAAAATTTCAAAAATCCCTATCAAGTGCTCTATGCAGGAAATTCCGGAACTACAGTCCGCCTTTTATCAGGGCTACTTGCATCTCTGCCTTTTGAGACAGAAATAACAGGTGATTCATCCCTGAGAAAAAGGCCAATGCAGAGAATTATTGACCCCCTGAAAGAGATGGGAGCTGAAATATCTTCTGATAACGGATTTCTGCCTCTTAAAATTAAAGGAGCAGAATTAACAGGTAAACACTTCCGGCCGGATGCTGCAAGCGCACAGGTAAAATCCTGCATTTTGCTTGCAGGAATAAATTCACTCGGCAGCACAGTTGTTGAAGAGCCTGTTCAAACCAGGGACCACACGGAACGTATGCTGCCGGAATTTAACATTCCGGTACAAATCAGAAATAATGAAATACTGATTAACGGCCCTATAATCCCTTCGCCTGCTGACATACAAATTCCGGGTGATATCTCATCAGCAGCATTCTTTATTACTGCAGCCCTGCTTTCTGAAAAAGGCAGCCTGACAATACAAAACGTCGGGTTAAATCCAGGGCGCATGGGATTTATTGATATTTTACGAAAAATGGGCGCTAATATTTTCATCTCTAATAAAAAGAAAATCAGCAATGAAATTGCAGGAGATATTACTGCTGTGCACAGCAATTTGAGAAGCATTGAGATCGGGGGAAAAGATATTCCGCGGTCTATTGACGAACTTCCGATAATTGCAGTTGCTGCCACACAGGCTGAAGGAGAAACAATAATAAGAGATGCCGGAGAGCTGAGGATAAAGGAGACAGACAGAATAAAGGCAGTTGCGGCAAATCTGCAGGCAATGAGAGCAGATGTGGAAATCACAAAAGACGGGCTCATCATTCCCGGGCCCCAGCAGCTTAAAGGTGCAGTACTGGAAAGCTACAACGACCACCGTATTGCTATGGCATTTTCAATTGCAGGCCTTACTGCATCAGGCAG
This window of the bacterium genome carries:
- the aroA gene encoding 3-phosphoshikimate 1-carboxyvinyltransferase, yielding MIKTITSAEKITGTITPPGDKSISHRAFIIASIAEGESLISGSSLCADVKSTMHCLSMLGVEFQETDRGIIVNSPGIKNFKNPYQVLYAGNSGTTVRLLSGLLASLPFETEITGDSSLRKRPMQRIIDPLKEMGAEISSDNGFLPLKIKGAELTGKHFRPDAASAQVKSCILLAGINSLGSTVVEEPVQTRDHTERMLPEFNIPVQIRNNEILINGPIIPSPADIQIPGDISSAAFFITAALLSEKGSLTIQNVGLNPGRMGFIDILRKMGANIFISNKKKISNEIAGDITAVHSNLRSIEIGGKDIPRSIDELPIIAVAATQAEGETIIRDAGELRIKETDRIKAVAANLQAMRADVEITKDGLIIPGPQQLKGAVLESYNDHRIAMAFSIAGLTASGRTVIKNAECADISFPGFFSILEDIVHE